In Raphanus sativus cultivar WK10039 chromosome 5, ASM80110v3, whole genome shotgun sequence, the following proteins share a genomic window:
- the LOC108857506 gene encoding uncharacterized protein LOC108857506: MENIDMSRRDVILCRGIWDGAVSATTFYAVTVLRHLLFTDPSSTGCYKDFTTKKEKIPQVVFAELAILALVTSPAMYSVLVDHDLTLYMSLFTISLFTGGTGLIQLSDKFRMDMKHAYITLLCGWLSWLFGVYIFIYNPSLSVTMILAGVHWMFGPFICFYNFPCEEFSINSRVSPLPA; the protein is encoded by the exons atggAGAATATTGACATGAGTAGAAGAGATGTGATTTTATGCAGAGGAATATG GGACGGCGCCGTGAGTGCCACAACATTCTATGCAGTGACGGTACTCAGGCATCTCTTATTCACCGATCCTTCCTCCACTGGTTGCTACAAGGATTTTACtacaaagaaagagaagattCCTCAAGTTGTTTTTGCGGAGCTTGCCATATTGGCGTTAGTGACATCTCCGGCAATGTATTCCGTTTTGGTGGATCATGACCTTACGTTATACATGTCGTTATTCACCATCTCGTTGTTCACCGGTGGGACAGGTCTGATTCAGCTATCGGATAAGTTTAGGATGGATATGAAGCATGCTTATATCACGCTTCTTTGCGGTTGGTTGTCTTGGCTTTTTGgcgtttatatttttatttacaaccCTAGTTTGAGCGTGACTATGATCCTTGCTGGAGTTCACTGGATGTTCGGCCCTTTTatctgtttttataattttccgTGTGAGGAATTCTCTATAAATTCCAGGGTTTCCCCTCTTCCTGCTTAG
- the LOC108861091 gene encoding LOW QUALITY PROTEIN: putative pentatricopeptide repeat-containing protein At1g28020 (The sequence of the model RefSeq protein was modified relative to this genomic sequence to represent the inferred CDS: inserted 3 bases in 3 codons; deleted 6 bases in 6 codons; substituted 1 base at 1 genomic stop codon) produces the protein MMSHNLQHHARSILTHSSRTLXFCSYSNGTLPSSPRHNTTTLQSRIEAASEHKTAITRVLEHWRRQQKGKQINPSMVRVLVEELRDSQRFRQALEVSDWMIEHKLCNLIPEDFTARFCLIENVLGLREAERSSXESVPESQRGEAIYTALLNCYTVKKDLVKAEGTFKKMREIGXLLKPLPYNSMMSLYLSVRKRDKVDEIMQEMKENNVAFDSLTVNTALRVYASVSDLLDMEKLLSVWEDTVKLHCLTSLDMAKTYLRNGNKEKAREMLLRTEEDQIDPESYPELLTLYGEAGEREDVYRIWDLYKMTEEQENDGFRALFGSLLKLDDLNGAEEIYYNEWDDSGLEFDVRIPTMLASGYRKNGQVKKADKLMIKTIRNEKMVRPIGPLLEEWGKKGNLVEPSYMRGLIKDLCDSKQYSKALEASTWVSERKLFDLFPEDYAARLHLIDNVLGLLNKLRAEFFKSSIPENMKNYSVYSALLTSYTRSSKTVEKAEATFEKMSELGFLLNSTPFNSIISLYSEIRKRSKVMKLLEKMKEKNIEPDNVTMNNVLRVNAYVSAMECMEKYKREWEEELKLEVRTLDAMAKAYETEGSTLKAIEITSSKKEVYRLWNEYKKDNVGKMSNEGYRSVIRSLLKLGDVQGAQDIFNEWEPERYEFDSRIPSLLISRYCEEEKYNEGKTRDVMKLSRKKRRGLQFELFKDVCVLFTATSFGXGFVPCMVWLCGGETITIWGSLGVVVTGIVLAVTNSF, from the exons ATGATGTCGCATAATCTCCAGCACCACGCTCGGAGTATCCTCACTCACAGTAGCAGGACTC TATTCTGCTCCTACTCAAACGGAACCCTACCGTCTTCTCCAAGGCACAACACTACTACTCTGCAGAGTCGTATCGAAGCCGCTTCAGAACACAAAACAGCAATCACTAGGGTTCTTGAACATTGGAGACGTCAACAAAAAGGTAAACAAATAAACCCTTCGATGGTGAGAGTACTCGTAGAGGAGCTTAGAGATTCGCAACGCTTTCGTCAAGCCCTAGAGGTATCAGACTGGATGATTGAGCATAAGCTATGTAACCTCATCCCTGAAGACTTCACAGCTAGATTTTGTCTTATAGAG AACGTGTTGGGGTTGAGAGAAGCTGAGAGAAGTTCTTGAGAGAGCGTCCCGGAGAGCCAGAGAGGTGAGGCAATCTACACCGCTTTGTTGAACTGTTACACTGTGAAGAAAGATCTTGTTAAAGCTGAAGGTACTTTCAAGAAGATGAGGGAGATTG TGCTCTTGAAACCTTTGCCTTACAACTCGATGATGTCTCTCTACTTATCTGTCCGGAAGAGAGACAAGGTCGATGAGATCATGCAAGAGATGAAGGAGAACAACGTTGCGTTCGATAGTCTCACCGTGAACACAGCTCTGCGTGTG TATGCTTCTGTGTCTGACTTGTTGGATATGGAGAAGCTTCTT TCTGTTTGGGAAGACACTGTAAAGCTGCACTGTCTCACGTCACTTGACATGGCAAAGACTTATCTAAGAAATGGTAACAAGGAGAAGGCGAGAGAGATGCTTCTTAGA ACAGAGGAGGACCAGATAGATCCTGAGTCCTATCCTGAACTCTTGACGCTATATGGTGAAGCTGGAGAGAGAGAAGACGTTTACCGTATATGGGACTTGTACAAGATGACAGAAGAGCAGGAAAATGATGGGTTTAGAGCTTTGTTTGGATCTCTCTTGAAGCTTGATGATCTCAATGGAGCAGAAGAGATTTACTACAATGAGTGGGATGACTCTGGCCTTGAGTTTGATGTCCGAATCCCAACCATGTTGGCTTCTGGTTACCGCAAAAACGGACAGGTTAAGAAGGCAGATAAGCTCATGATCAAGACTATAAGGAATGAAAAAATGGTTAGACCTATTGGTCCATTGCTGGAGGAATGGGGTAAGAAAGGGAACCTAGTGGAGCCTTCCTACATGAGAGGTCTCATCAAGGATCTTTGTGACTCAAAACAATACTCTAAAGCACTTGAGGCATCAACATGGGTGAGTGAGAGAAAGTTGTTTGATCTTTTCCCTGAGGACTATGCAGCTAGGCTT CATCTCATTGACAATGTATTGGGCTTATTGAACAAGCTTAGAGCAGAGTTTTTCAAAAGTAGCATCCCTGAGAACATGAAGAACTACTCAGTCTACTCAGCACTCCTAACCTCGTACACAAGATCATCCAAAACTGTGGAGAAAGCAGAAGCCACGTTCGAGAAGATGAGTGAGCTAGGGTTCCTCTTAAACTCCACACCATTCAACTCAATT ATATCTCTCTACAGTGAGATAAGAAAAAGAAGCAAGGTCATGAAGCTTCtagagaagatgaaggagaagaacaTAGAGCCGGATAATGTCACAATGAACAACGTTTTGAGAGTAAACGCATATGTATCAGCCATGGAGTGCATGGAGAAGTATAAGAGAGAATGGGAAGAAGAACTCAAACTTGAAGTGAGGACGTTGGACGCAATGGCGAAGGCTTACGAAACAGAAGGGTCAACGTTAAAGGCTATAGAGATAACATCGAGTAAAAAAGAAGTGTACCGTTTATGGAATGAGTACAAGAAAGATAACGTGGGTAAGATGAGTAACGAAGGGTATCGAAGTGTGATTAGGTCTTTGTTGAAGCTTGGTGATGTACAAGGAGCACAAGATATATTCAACGAGTGGGAGCCAGAGAGATACGAGTTTGATTCTAGGATTCCGAGTTTGCTGATCTCTCGTTATTGCGAGGAGGAGAAGTATAATGAGGGTAAGACAAGGGATGTAATGAAGTTGAgtaggaagaagaggagagggTTACAGTTTGAGTTGTTTAAGGATGTGTGTGTTCTGTTTACGGCTACTTCGTTTG TTGGATTTGTTCCATGCATGGTATGGCTTTGTGGAGGAGAGACCATTACTATTTGGGGCTCTCTAGGGGTAGTAGTTACTGGTATTGTTTTAGCAGTTACAAATTCTTTTTGA
- the LOC130495013 gene encoding putative pentatricopeptide repeat-containing protein At1g28020: protein MISLQQHARRILPHSSKARRLFCSNTNRTIWASNQTLQSRIESALNEKAKISTVLEQWRQQGNTLNPSLVRGIFEKLRDSKRYPQALEVSQWMTERKICTLVPEDYTARFDLVESVLGLEEAEKFLERVPENLRGEPMYTALLKSYAKSGKKTLDRAEAAFEKMRELGLLLKPSPYSSMTSLYGSVGNRVKIDEILREMKDNDVKLDSHTVSNVLRAYAAESDVASMEKFLVGWEEEETETLQLHTVLDMAKAYLRVGSKREAREMLLRAEVLNEPASYVELMRLYGEAGKCSEDVYRIWNLYKKTGEQKSEGFLALIRSLCLLDDTKGAAEMYYKEYVSSGLEFDVRIPTTLVSAFRKKGMVREADNLTNKTLRNKELADKEITPLLKEWGKPSELRDLIKNLKDSNQFSKALEASSWLCDQKVISLFPEDYADRLDLTEKVFGLKEADEFFEKGIPEKMKGFSVYSTLLNSYTRSYQNFDKAEAIFEKMGELGFLTKLSPFKSMISLYSVLWKRVEIDNLLRKMKEKNIEPDSATMNCVLRAKAYASAVDLMDEHKSQWVDDGELKLEVETMEAMAAAYEKAGSILKAVEMTTSTQEVYRLRDTIEKMGNEEYVSVIRSLLKLGDVKGAEEMYGEWAQSKGGEEFDARIPGLLIARYCEVEGDETKARQMLNSSRRKVDETEFELFMKDMGWTLLFIPAVMLCTTFPPLIFILMLGLPEFCPSQFILVV from the coding sequence ATGATTAGTCTACAGCAACACGCAAGGCGTATTCTCCCTCACAGCAGCAAGGCTCGTCGTCTCTTCTGCTCCAACACAAACCGAACCATATGGGCGTCGAATCAAACCTTGCAGAGCCGGATCGAGTCGGCTTTAAATGAGAAGGCAAAGATCAGTACGGTGCTTGAGCAATGGAGACAACAAGGGAACACGTTGAATCCTTCTCTGGTGAGAGGAATCTTCGAAAAGCTCCGCGACTCCAAGCGGTATCCACAAGCCCTAGAGGTATCACAGTGGATGACTGAAAGAAAGATATGCACTCTCGTACCGGAGGATTACACCGCACGTTTCGATCTGGTCGAGAGTGTGTtaggtttagaagaagcggagAAGTTCTTGGAGAGGGTCCCTGAGAATCTGAGAGGTGAGCCTATGTACACTGCTCTACTAAAGAGCTACGCAAAGTCTGGTAAGAAGACTCTCGACAGAGCAGAAGCTGCTTTCGAGAAGATGAGAGAGCTAGGTCTGCTCTTGAAGCCTTCACCGTACAGCTCCATGACCTCTCTCTACGGCTCTGTTGGAAACCGAGTTAAGATAGATGAGATTCTGCGAGAGATGAAGGACAACGATGTTAAGCTTGATAGCCACACCGTGAGCAACGTTTTGCGAGCGTACGCTGCTGAATCTGACGTGGCGTCCATGGAAAAGTTTCTCGTGGGTTGGGAAGAGGAAGAGACCGAAACGCTTCAGTTGCACACAGTTCTTGACATGGCAAAGGCTTATCTGAGGGTTGGTTCCAAGAGAGAAGCGAGAGAGATGCTTCTTAGAGCAGAGGTGCTAAACGAACCCGCCTCCTATGTGGAGCTAATGAGGCTATACGGTGAAGCTGGAAAGTGTAGTGAAGATGTTTACCGTATATGGAACCTATACAAGAAGACAGGAGAGCAGAAGAGTGAAGGGTTCCTAGCTTTGATTAGATCTCTCTGTCTTCTTGATGATACCAAAGGAGCAGCAGAAATGTACTACAAAGAGTACGTGTCTTCCGGTCTTGAGTTTGATGTCCGGATCCCAACTACGTTGGTGTCTGCTTTCCGCAAAAAGGGTATGGTGAGAGAGGCAGATAACTTGACTAACAAGACTTTAAGGAACAAAGAACTTGCTGATAAAGAAATCACTCCCTTGCTGAAAGAGTGGGGGAAGCCTTCGGAGTTGAGAGACCTCATCAAGAACCTTAAAGATTCAAATCAGTTCTCTAAAGCACTTGAGGCATCTTCATGGCTTTGTGATCAAAAGGTGATTAGTCTTTTCCCGGAAGATTATGCTGATAGGCTTGACCTAACCGAGAAAGTGTTTGGTCTGAAAGAAGCTGATGAGTTTTTCGAAAAAGGCATCCCTGAGAAGATGAAGGGCTTCTCTGTCTACTCCACACTCTTGAACTCATACACGAGATcttaccaaaattttgataaagCTGAggctatctttgagaagatggGAGAGCTAGGTTTCCTCACCAAACTCTCACCGTTTAAGTCCATGATATCTCTCTACAGCGTGCTATGGAAACGAGTCGAGATTGATAATCTTCTAAGgaagatgaaggagaagaacaTAGAGCCGGATAGTGCCACAATGAACTGCGTTTTGAGAGCAAAGGCTTATGCATCAGCCGTTGACTTGATGGACGAGCATAAGAGCCAATGGGTTGATGATGGAGAGCTCAAGCTTGAAGTGGAAACGATGGAAGCAATGGCAGCGGCTTACGAGAAAGCAGGATCAATACTAAAGGCGGTAGAGATGACAACGAGTACACAAGAAGTGTACCGTCTAAGGGACACGATTGAAAAGATGGGTAATGAAGAGTATGTGAGCGTGATTAGGTCTTTGTTGAAGCTTGGTGATGTAAAAGGAGCAGAAGAGATGTATGGAGAGTGGGCACAATCAAAAGGAGGAGAAGAGTTCGATGCTAGGATACCTGGTTTGCTAATCGCACGTTATTGCGAGGTCGAAGGTGATGAAACGAAGGCGAGGCAAATGCTGAATTCGAGTAGACGGAAGGTGGATGAGACGGAGTTTGAGCTGTTCATGAAAGATATGGGGTGGACTCTTCTCTTTATACCGGCGGTTATGCTGTGTACAACCTTCCCCcctttgatttttatattaatgCTAGGTCTTCCTGAATTTTGCCCTAGccaatttattttagttgtctAG